The following coding sequences are from one Carassius auratus strain Wakin chromosome 15, ASM336829v1, whole genome shotgun sequence window:
- the LOC113115483 gene encoding olfactory receptor 52D1-like, which translates to MQSLLKNESSVLVFTLSGLNETMENRYVLLSFTALYYPMIIFCNVTVIFTILLHKKLHEPMYLFICNLCVNGLFGTSGFYPKFIYDLLAHEHVISYLGCMIQIFVIYSSILCDFSTLTVMAYDRYVAICRPLEYHLKMTNQKIFKCIIFCWLTPFFCMSLLIMLISRLTLCGFSIEKLYCEIWSVAKLSCFSTTVNNVFGYFVILTYFGHAILIFCSYIYLIKNCRKSIEGRHKFLQTCVPHLLALINVTAAFLFDVLYSRYGSRNVHQSMRNFMALEFLLIPPILNPLIYGLNLTTVRQQVIRLYFKKQVRISI; encoded by the coding sequence ATGCAGTCACTGCTGAAGAATGAGTCCAGTGTCTTAGTATTTACACTCTCTGGTTTGAATGAAACAATGGAGAACAGATATGTTTTGCTATCCTTCACTGCACTTTATTATCCTATGATAATCTTTTGTAATGTAACTGTAATTTTTACTATACTTTTACATAAGAAGCTTCATGAGCCAATGTATCTGTTTATATGTAATCTGTGTGTAAACGGACTTTTTGGCACTTCTGGATTCTACCCTAAATTCATATATGATTTGTTAGCCCATGAACATGTGATTTCCTATCTTGGATGTATGATTCAGATATTTGTCATTTATTCTTCTattctgtgtgacttttcaacaTTAACAGTAATGGCATATGACAGGTATGTGGCAATATGTAGACCACTGgagtatcatttaaaaatgacGAATCAGAAAAtctttaaatgtatcattttctgCTGGTTGACTCCATTTTTCTGCATGTCTCTTCTAATTATGTTAATATCTAGACTTACCTTATGTGGCTTTAGTATTGAAAAGTTATACTGTGAGATTTGGTCAGTTGCAAAACTCTCTTGCTTTTCTACAACAGTAAATAATGTGTTTGGGTACTTTGTGATTCTTACATACTTTGGACATGCAATATTGATATTTTGCTcatacatttacttaatcaaaaatTGCAGGAAATCAATAGAAGGCAGACACAAATTCTTACAAACATGTGTACCACATCTGCTTGCATTAATTAATGTGACAGCAGCATTTTTGTTTGATGTGCTATACAGTCGTTATGGTTCAAGAAATGTGCATCAAAGTATGCGTAATTTCATGGCCCTGGAATTCTTACTCATACCACCAATTTTAAATCCTCTTATTTATGGTCTTAATCTGACAACAGTACGGCAACAAGTTATTAGACTGTATTTCAAGAAACAAGTCAGAATATCTATATGA